The following proteins are co-located in the Anas platyrhynchos isolate ZD024472 breed Pekin duck chromosome 1, IASCAAS_PekinDuck_T2T, whole genome shotgun sequence genome:
- the ATP5PO gene encoding ATP synthase subunit O, mitochondrial, with product MAAAGLALKVRQLSTSAARPVSKLVKPPVQVYGLEGRYATALYSAATKQKKLEQVEKELLRVWTLLKDPKLSSVVMNPHTKSTVKQKAVNDALAKEKMSPITVNLMNLLAENGRLRYTPGIVSAFGKIMSAYRGEVLCTVTTAQPLDDASLTDLKSALNGFLAKGEVLKLETKTDPSVLGGMIVNIGEKYVDMSTRTKIQKLTKIMRETV from the exons atggcggcggcggggctggcgCTGAAG GTGCGGCAGCTGAGCACGTCGGCGGCCAGGCCGGTGTCCAAGCTGGTTAAG CCCCCCGTGCAGGTGTACGGGCTGGAGGGCCGCTATGCCACCGCGCTGTACTCGGCCGCCACCAAGCAGaagaagctggagcaggtggagaAGGAGCTGCTCCGCGTGTGG ACTCTTTTGAAGGACCCCAAACTGTCCAGTGTTGTTATGAACCCTCATACCAAGAGCACAGTTAAACAAAAAGCCGTGAATGACGCTCTAGCAAAAGAGAAGATGTCCCCTATTACTGTCAACCTGATGA ACTTGCTGGCTGAGAACGGTCGCTTGCGCTACACTCCAGGCATTGTGTCTGCCTTTGGGAAGATCATGAGCGCGTACCGAGGAGAGGTGCTGTGCACGGTCACCACCGCACAG CCCTTGGATGATGCCAGTCTCACTGACCTAAAAAGTGCTCTGAATGGATTCTTGGCTAAGGGAGAGGTCCTGAAGCTGGAGACCAAG ACGGATCCATCAGTGCTTGGTGGAATGATCGTCAATATTGGGGAGAAGTATGTAGATATGTCGACGAGGACAAAGATCCAGAAACTCACCAAAATCATGAGGGAGACTGTCTAG